A region from the Microbacterium lacus genome encodes:
- a CDS encoding PucR family transcriptional regulator translates to MTGRPARAATVPTPTPVGRVDDPSDWERLVLLLDELIEQQITDLTYHELADELAQSSYRDVSVEEFIERSRMAAIPMIRGVQQRRMPNAGDDGAALQATGRSRALRAVELSDLVRITLVAQVPVASYLSEMAHQRGISNETIVEMLQYLDAWNNWSLLEMIAGYQETAIELIKRDQRRQDLALRQLLGGGLTPVEIQRAAAEASLDIRETYHVLRAVPGEIAFNEVRRALLICIGHTSTEPSITTMYGDMCLVLADVPQGDVAFLVGVSPRVPVSELAEGFRLATRSVDAARQVGITGLVSLDDLSITASVSADQEVAQILKQRYLDPLLDNGAAGQAIIDTVSEFIRRRRSVAETSAAMFLHVNTVRYRLERFESMTACSLKDMRTLAEVWCILHLHGH, encoded by the coding sequence ATGACAGGACGGCCAGCCCGTGCTGCCACGGTGCCGACACCCACTCCCGTAGGCAGGGTCGATGACCCGTCCGACTGGGAGCGTCTCGTCCTGCTCCTCGACGAGCTGATCGAGCAACAGATCACTGACCTGACCTATCATGAGCTGGCTGACGAGCTGGCTCAGTCGTCCTATCGCGACGTGTCAGTCGAGGAGTTCATTGAACGCTCGCGCATGGCGGCGATCCCGATGATCCGCGGAGTGCAGCAACGGAGAATGCCCAACGCCGGCGATGACGGTGCGGCCCTGCAGGCCACCGGGCGATCGCGTGCGCTCCGTGCTGTGGAGTTGTCGGACCTCGTCCGAATAACTCTGGTCGCACAGGTCCCCGTGGCGTCCTACCTGAGCGAGATGGCGCATCAACGCGGCATCAGCAACGAGACGATCGTAGAGATGCTGCAGTACCTCGATGCGTGGAACAACTGGTCGCTGCTGGAGATGATCGCAGGCTACCAAGAGACCGCTATCGAGCTGATCAAGCGCGATCAGCGCCGCCAGGATCTTGCGCTGCGCCAACTGTTGGGCGGAGGGCTCACTCCGGTGGAGATCCAGCGGGCCGCTGCTGAGGCGTCTCTGGACATCCGGGAGACGTACCACGTGCTGCGGGCGGTGCCGGGGGAAATAGCCTTCAACGAGGTGCGCCGTGCGCTTCTGATCTGCATCGGACACACGTCGACGGAGCCCTCGATCACCACGATGTACGGCGACATGTGTCTGGTCTTGGCGGACGTACCCCAAGGCGACGTAGCATTTCTCGTGGGGGTGTCGCCTCGCGTGCCGGTGTCAGAGCTCGCCGAGGGCTTCCGGCTGGCGACCCGCAGCGTCGATGCTGCTCGGCAAGTCGGCATCACCGGCCTCGTGAGTCTCGACGACCTCTCGATCACTGCATCTGTGTCCGCCGACCAAGAGGTCGCGCAAATACTGAAGCAGCGGTACCTCGACCCGCTTCTCGACAACGGCGCCGCAGGCCAGGCGATCATCGACACCGTCTCGGAGTTCATCCGCCGCCGGCGGAGCGTAGCGGAAACATCAGCGGCGATGTTCCTGCACGTCAACACGGTGCGGTACCGCCTCGAGCGCTTCGAGTCGATGACAGCTTGCTCGCTGAAAGATATGCGCACGCTCGCCGAAGTGTGGTGCATTCTCCATCTTCACGGCCACTGA
- a CDS encoding PDR/VanB family oxidoreductase encodes MTVDTNIRRPLGEERSLVCEVTGLELQGSGAIVVLTLAPADGRELPSWTPGAHIDVLMDNGIERQYSLCGDVAPGEPWRIGVLREPQSRGGSEYMHTSVSVGQHLTLQGPRNNFEVVDAPAYQFIAGGIGVTPILPMIRKVEAEGKPWRLMYGGRSSSSMAFLDEISQYDGHVTLWPQDTAGIIPVRDLVSALEPGTAVYCCGPEPLLNAVEDAMSHLPADQLHVERFRPRQDLLEQVRTPFDIVLDYSELELHVPADKTIIEVVEAAGLEVMSSCREGTCGTCETVVLSGSPDHRDSYLTAAEKASNEVMMICCSRSKSPRLVLDL; translated from the coding sequence ATGACAGTTGATACCAACATCCGTCGGCCCCTGGGCGAGGAGCGATCTCTCGTGTGCGAGGTCACGGGCCTGGAGCTGCAGGGGAGCGGAGCCATCGTCGTGCTGACCCTTGCACCCGCGGATGGGCGAGAGCTTCCTTCATGGACACCGGGTGCGCACATCGACGTGCTCATGGATAACGGGATCGAACGCCAGTACTCCTTGTGTGGCGATGTCGCGCCGGGGGAGCCGTGGCGAATCGGTGTGCTGCGCGAGCCGCAGAGTCGGGGCGGTTCCGAGTACATGCACACGTCCGTGAGCGTGGGTCAGCATCTCACTCTGCAGGGTCCTCGCAACAACTTCGAGGTCGTCGACGCGCCCGCATACCAATTCATTGCAGGCGGCATTGGCGTCACCCCGATCCTGCCCATGATCCGTAAAGTGGAGGCGGAGGGGAAGCCATGGCGGCTCATGTACGGCGGGCGCTCTTCATCGAGCATGGCCTTCCTCGATGAGATCAGCCAATACGACGGGCACGTCACGCTGTGGCCGCAGGACACCGCCGGCATCATTCCCGTGAGGGATCTTGTCTCGGCGCTCGAACCCGGAACTGCCGTGTACTGCTGCGGGCCGGAGCCGCTCCTCAACGCCGTGGAGGACGCAATGTCGCACCTCCCGGCCGACCAACTGCATGTGGAGCGCTTCCGTCCCCGCCAGGATCTGCTCGAGCAAGTGCGCACCCCGTTCGACATCGTTCTGGACTACTCCGAACTGGAACTCCACGTACCGGCGGACAAGACGATCATCGAGGTGGTCGAGGCGGCCGGTCTCGAGGTGATGAGCTCCTGTCGGGAAGGAACCTGCGGCACGTGCGAGACGGTGGTGCTCTCTGGCAGCCCCGACCATCGTGACTCCTATCTCACCGCAGCCGAGAAAGCGTCGAACGAGGTCATGATGATCTGCTGCTCACGGTCGAAGTCGCCGCGGCTCGTGCTCGACCTCTGA
- a CDS encoding Coenzyme F420 hydrogenase/dehydrogenase, beta subunit C-terminal domain, with translation MTLVPETIEGVVKAGLCTGCGLCESMAGREAVEMGLGINGHMRPLVRKPLPLLVEKRIMQVCPGANLEGPYAEVEAAWEAPGPGRPSRMTEVRTTRRRPTAARAAQGDERMLAAVTSLGPADVDTTKKEPLWGPIRTVNRAWASDEDVRYHGAGGATLTALAHYLLDSGEVDAILHVKADPERPWLTISTISRAVGDLEDTAQSRYGPSSPLVLAHTLLDEGARFAVIAKPCDVSAVRSLMRRDERAAGQIRYLLTIFCGGTHHARIPKAIMRYHRVDERDVSVFTYRGDGWPGPLRVQTKTGDTHDMTYQGAWLNRPWKYDMQFRCKICVDAVGEVADISVPDGWVMKNGKPLYEEAPGTNIAITRTDAGVRLLQAATKAGYVTLAPMSIEELEPMHANHVARRVGGSAQLFALTLLRQPSYRTSGFGRRLRFTVADFRSAWDQFLGTLRRARAGDNVEPTI, from the coding sequence ATGACATTGGTGCCGGAGACCATCGAGGGCGTTGTGAAGGCGGGACTGTGCACAGGATGCGGGCTCTGCGAAAGCATGGCCGGGCGGGAAGCCGTCGAGATGGGTCTTGGAATCAACGGGCACATGCGCCCACTCGTGCGCAAACCGCTTCCGTTGCTCGTCGAAAAGCGCATCATGCAGGTTTGCCCGGGAGCGAATCTCGAAGGGCCGTACGCCGAAGTCGAAGCGGCGTGGGAAGCCCCAGGGCCGGGTCGACCATCACGCATGACCGAGGTGCGCACCACACGGCGACGCCCCACCGCAGCCCGAGCCGCGCAGGGCGACGAGCGAATGCTGGCAGCCGTCACGTCCCTCGGGCCCGCCGACGTCGACACCACGAAGAAAGAGCCGCTGTGGGGTCCGATCCGCACGGTGAACCGTGCGTGGGCCTCCGACGAAGACGTGAGATACCACGGTGCCGGCGGCGCGACCCTCACTGCGCTGGCCCACTATCTTCTCGATTCCGGCGAGGTGGACGCAATCTTGCATGTGAAAGCCGATCCAGAGCGGCCGTGGCTCACGATCTCGACCATCTCGCGCGCGGTGGGCGATCTGGAAGATACCGCCCAGTCGCGCTACGGGCCGTCTTCGCCGCTCGTGCTCGCACACACCCTTCTTGACGAAGGAGCGCGGTTCGCGGTGATCGCCAAGCCGTGCGACGTCTCAGCCGTGCGTTCGCTGATGAGGCGCGACGAGCGGGCGGCCGGCCAGATCAGATACCTGCTGACGATCTTCTGCGGCGGCACGCACCACGCACGCATCCCAAAGGCGATCATGAGGTACCACCGAGTAGACGAGCGTGATGTGTCCGTTTTCACATACCGTGGCGATGGATGGCCCGGGCCCCTTCGGGTCCAGACGAAGACAGGCGACACACACGACATGACGTATCAGGGCGCATGGCTCAACAGGCCCTGGAAATACGACATGCAATTCCGCTGCAAGATCTGCGTCGACGCTGTCGGCGAGGTCGCCGACATATCCGTGCCGGACGGGTGGGTGATGAAGAACGGCAAGCCGCTGTACGAAGAGGCGCCGGGGACGAATATCGCGATCACTCGCACCGACGCGGGTGTGAGGCTGCTGCAAGCAGCAACGAAAGCGGGCTATGTGACGCTGGCGCCGATGTCCATCGAAGAACTCGAACCCATGCATGCCAACCACGTCGCTCGCAGGGTCGGCGGCTCGGCGCAGTTGTTCGCGCTCACGCTGCTCCGCCAGCCGTCCTACCGCACGAGCGGGTTCGGTCGGAGACTCCGCTTCACGGTGGCCGACTTCCGATCAGCATGGGATCAGTTCTTGGGGACGCTTCGTCGCGCGCGCGCCGGCGACAACGTCGAGCCCACGATCTGA
- a CDS encoding TRAP transporter large permease, producing the protein MTETLNPAAIANNGGRARRPGRPDGEPTSLRDWLFRAAIAALVLTPVVLMFTLDDRTAIGFAALFLMFILLFLRMPIAFALAIPGLIGAFAMLGIRPVANLLGAEPLAASSNWSLSVLPMFILMGLLLARSGMTSSMYDAARNWFSWLPGGLGIGTNMAGAGLAAVSGSTIGTTYALARVGVPEMFRAGYKKPIVIGSVIVAGLPGQLIPPSIFLIIVAGIMENPVGPQLIAGILPGITVAILFSIMIWVFSLVKPDWAGRGAPGATVTWRDRIVSLVGIWPLIVLMIIVIGGMFMGLLTATEAGAAGAAGALIFTLWFKRKDQPLKHIVHAAVETVSAVGAIFLLLVGAHILTALVVISGIGRLFSDFVVDSGLGRIEFLLLVMVVYIILGMFMDPLAILLTTIPLLLPVLPVLGIDPLWFGVFAVFMGELAILTPPVGILTFVIHKLLQDPAVNLGNRVTVTDVFKAVLLFLPMAILITILWILVPEIVTFLPGLMGT; encoded by the coding sequence GTGACTGAAACCCTGAACCCGGCGGCCATTGCAAACAACGGGGGTCGCGCCCGTAGGCCGGGAAGACCCGACGGTGAGCCAACGTCTCTGCGTGACTGGCTGTTCCGCGCCGCCATTGCTGCGTTGGTGCTCACTCCCGTCGTACTGATGTTCACACTGGATGACCGCACCGCCATCGGCTTCGCGGCGCTGTTCCTCATGTTCATCCTGCTCTTCCTGCGAATGCCGATCGCGTTCGCGCTTGCCATCCCTGGCCTCATCGGCGCCTTCGCGATGCTCGGAATCAGGCCGGTAGCCAACCTGTTGGGGGCAGAGCCGCTTGCCGCGTCTTCAAACTGGTCGCTGAGCGTCTTGCCAATGTTCATCCTCATGGGACTTCTGCTCGCCAGATCGGGAATGACGTCGTCGATGTATGACGCTGCCCGCAACTGGTTCAGCTGGTTGCCCGGCGGCCTAGGAATCGGTACGAACATGGCCGGTGCCGGTCTGGCCGCGGTGTCCGGCTCGACGATCGGGACGACGTACGCGCTCGCGCGAGTAGGCGTGCCGGAGATGTTCCGCGCGGGATACAAGAAGCCCATAGTCATCGGGTCGGTGATCGTCGCCGGTCTTCCAGGTCAGCTCATCCCGCCCAGCATTTTCCTGATCATCGTCGCGGGCATCATGGAGAACCCTGTCGGCCCGCAGCTGATCGCCGGCATTCTTCCCGGCATCACGGTTGCGATCCTGTTCAGCATCATGATCTGGGTGTTCTCGCTGGTGAAGCCGGACTGGGCAGGGCGGGGCGCGCCTGGAGCGACTGTGACCTGGCGAGACAGGATCGTGAGCCTTGTGGGTATCTGGCCACTCATCGTCCTGATGATCATCGTCATCGGCGGAATGTTCATGGGGCTTCTCACCGCCACCGAGGCGGGAGCGGCAGGTGCAGCCGGGGCGCTCATCTTCACGCTTTGGTTCAAGCGGAAGGACCAGCCGCTGAAGCACATCGTGCACGCCGCGGTGGAGACCGTCAGCGCAGTCGGAGCGATCTTCCTGCTCCTCGTAGGAGCGCACATTCTCACGGCGCTGGTAGTGATCTCGGGGATTGGACGTCTTTTCTCCGACTTTGTCGTGGATTCAGGGCTCGGCCGCATCGAGTTCCTGTTGCTGGTGATGGTGGTCTACATCATTCTCGGGATGTTCATGGATCCGCTTGCAATCCTGCTTACGACGATCCCTCTCCTGCTACCGGTGCTGCCCGTGCTCGGGATCGACCCGCTGTGGTTCGGCGTGTTCGCCGTATTCATGGGCGAGCTCGCGATCCTCACGCCACCGGTGGGCATCCTGACGTTCGTCATCCACAAGCTGCTGCAGGATCCCGCCGTGAATCTCGGTAACCGGGTGACCGTCACCGATGTCTTCAAGGCTGTGTTGCTCTTCCTGCCGATGGCGATCCTCATCACGATCCTGTGGATCCTGGTGCCCGAGATCGTCACCTTCTTGCCAGGTCTCATGGGCACCTAG
- a CDS encoding TRAP transporter small permease, with protein MTATTQVQRDTPPSRLGESTTKLLEYVAAIGIILMTIHVLANVFTRTVFGQPMRGTNEIVGYLWLPAIVMIGIVVSVVRGQTIEADIIYQKFPRQIRREVRLFTSALSAAVSLGFAWYGLQESIHALQIGEKAPASDVYVAPITLLPPLAFATLAVLFTIDALRAIRGRFDDEGFGLLDTSGPDLLKDANRD; from the coding sequence GTGACAGCGACAACCCAGGTCCAGCGCGATACGCCACCTTCGAGGCTCGGCGAGTCAACAACGAAGTTGTTGGAGTACGTGGCGGCAATCGGCATCATTCTCATGACGATTCACGTGCTCGCCAACGTCTTCACCCGCACAGTTTTCGGTCAGCCGATGCGCGGAACGAACGAGATCGTCGGGTACCTCTGGTTGCCGGCCATCGTGATGATCGGAATCGTGGTGTCGGTCGTCCGCGGCCAGACCATCGAGGCCGACATCATCTACCAGAAGTTCCCTCGGCAGATCCGCCGGGAGGTGCGACTGTTCACGAGCGCACTCTCCGCAGCGGTTTCCTTGGGATTCGCGTGGTATGGGCTGCAGGAGTCGATTCACGCACTCCAGATCGGCGAGAAAGCTCCGGCGAGCGATGTCTACGTCGCACCCATCACGCTCCTACCGCCGCTTGCATTTGCTACGCTCGCGGTCCTCTTTACGATCGACGCGTTGCGGGCGATACGTGGCCGTTTCGACGACGAAGGCTTCGGTCTGCTCGATACGAGTGGCCCTGATCTGTTGAAGGACGCGAATCGTGACTGA